One bacterium genomic window carries:
- a CDS encoding transporter, with translation MKSIFVLLIILSAYSATACDNCQCRMPSAQSKFTFSLNFRYTNLSDIYGSAHAHILEASPFRSALLKESQAFHGGDDLENGSYERYITMNWLINYRLSERWSLGAIIPLTKRTTKDVMTTGYEKVSTFGLGDVGLIAGFDVYHNSRPNYSSRITIQAGIKLPTGKTNKQLDDGDVAHMHVQSGSGSIDYIFIIDASKEINRWEMLADFIYRYNTEGAHHFTFGDFVNYRAGLRYYVYDTNKNMISIDEDPDRFRMAMGLNLDGEWEGHELESDEIIDNSGGHTVLISPNVLFAWSKFSIGLNYQLPIIHHLEGRQLGQSSKIVTELSFTF, from the coding sequence ATGAAATCGATTTTCGTTCTACTGATAATCCTTTCCGCTTATTCGGCCACAGCCTGTGACAATTGCCAATGCCGTATGCCTTCAGCGCAATCTAAATTTACTTTCAGTCTCAATTTTCGTTATACCAATTTGTCAGACATTTATGGATCGGCACACGCCCATATATTAGAAGCTTCGCCATTCCGTTCTGCACTTTTAAAGGAATCGCAAGCTTTTCACGGCGGAGATGATTTGGAAAATGGAAGTTACGAACGGTATATAACAATGAATTGGTTGATTAATTATCGCTTAAGCGAGCGGTGGAGTTTGGGCGCTATAATTCCGCTCACAAAGCGTACGACAAAGGATGTGATGACAACCGGTTATGAAAAAGTATCGACGTTCGGATTAGGGGATGTCGGCTTAATTGCAGGCTTTGATGTTTATCATAATTCACGCCCCAATTATTCTTCGCGGATCACTATTCAGGCCGGAATAAAGTTGCCAACTGGAAAAACCAATAAACAACTTGACGACGGCGACGTGGCACACATGCATGTGCAAAGCGGAAGCGGTTCCATCGACTATATTTTTATAATCGATGCTTCTAAAGAAATAAACCGCTGGGAAATGCTTGCTGATTTTATATATCGGTATAATACGGAAGGCGCGCACCATTTCACCTTTGGCGATTTTGTAAATTACCGGGCCGGGTTACGATACTACGTCTACGATACCAACAAAAACATGATTTCAATCGATGAAGACCCCGATCGGTTTCGTATGGCGATGGGATTAAATCTCGACGGAGAATGGGAAGGGCATGAACTGGAATCTGATGAAATCATCGACAATAGCGGCGGACATACCGTGTTGATTTCACCCAATGTGCTTTTTGCCTGGAGTAAATTTTCGATAGGTTTAAATTATCAATTGCCGATCATTCACCATTTAGAAGGGCGACAATTAGGCCAATCCTCCAAGATAGTCACCGAACTATCATTTACATTTTAA
- a CDS encoding LytTR family DNA-binding domain-containing protein, whose protein sequence is MEGTVLNALVVDDEKLARDKLKRLLEELNDPGLSVIGEAKDGLEAIEKIESLKPDVVFLDIQMPGLSGFEVIRNLNYVPAVIFSTAYDQYAIRAFEINATDYLLKPYDKERLSAAIGKLKRISPGQDLQRTVKKIVTDLMQSAGQSFIELLPTRVNQRIKLIKTKDVLWFDTEHSITFAHVSGHRYDLKYTLDELEGRLNQKDFFRTHRSAIVNLHHITEIVPWFNGQYKLILNDPAKTEQIVSRGRAQELKLLLNL, encoded by the coding sequence ATGGAAGGAACTGTCTTAAATGCTCTAGTCGTCGACGATGAAAAATTAGCGCGCGACAAACTCAAACGACTTTTAGAAGAATTGAATGATCCGGGATTAAGTGTGATCGGCGAAGCTAAGGATGGACTGGAGGCTATTGAAAAAATCGAATCGCTCAAACCGGATGTCGTGTTTCTCGATATTCAGATGCCGGGCCTTAGCGGATTTGAAGTCATTCGTAATCTGAATTACGTACCTGCCGTCATTTTTTCAACCGCTTATGATCAATACGCCATTCGCGCATTTGAAATCAATGCGACGGATTATCTGCTTAAACCATACGACAAAGAACGTTTGTCGGCTGCCATAGGAAAACTCAAACGAATTTCACCTGGCCAGGATTTGCAACGAACGGTCAAAAAGATCGTAACCGATCTGATGCAATCGGCGGGTCAATCTTTTATTGAATTGTTACCGACACGCGTTAATCAACGGATCAAACTCATCAAAACGAAAGATGTCCTATGGTTTGATACCGAACACAGCATTACGTTTGCTCATGTAAGCGGGCATCGCTACGATCTGAAATACACATTGGATGAATTGGAGGGGCGCCTCAATCAAAAAGATTTTTTCCGAACGCATCGGTCGGCAATTGTTAATTTGCATCACATTACCGAAATCGTTCCATGGTTCAACGGACAGTATAAGTTGATCCTGAATGATCCGGCCAAAACTGAACAAATAGTCAGCCGTGGCCGGGCTCAGGAATTGAAACTGTTACTGAATCTTTGA
- a CDS encoding histidine kinase encodes MKKSFERRLFHEILMYLGISSASAFIFGSLYISNWTWKSYQFSFLVATVFYIVMRLLPGYAAPKIVSKIVPAGFKRSVKTVAIELGVFAMSGLLGTYIVLTIMTLISGKNFLGSARLVYTQLFIGLIITLLVSTSIYATIFYREMIHKMSEVQQAKELAIQSELKALRAQINPHFLFNTLNSISALIAVDPKKADRVTQKLADIFRYVLIASEKEEVTLEEELRFIENYLEIERVRFEDLLKIEKHITEESLTLFVPSLILQPIVENALKHGISKNINGGTLTLRSSLENGFLIVSVADDGDGFEREEKSDGLGIGLANVDQRLKKTYGQQFGVQIESDLPKGVNVRLTLPGKHRG; translated from the coding sequence ATGAAAAAGTCCTTTGAACGGCGTCTGTTTCATGAAATACTAATGTATCTTGGAATTAGTTCGGCATCAGCGTTCATTTTCGGAAGTCTATATATTTCCAACTGGACGTGGAAATCGTATCAATTCTCATTTCTCGTTGCGACCGTATTTTATATTGTTATGCGCCTGTTGCCGGGATATGCAGCGCCGAAGATCGTATCAAAAATTGTTCCGGCAGGTTTTAAACGGTCAGTCAAAACGGTTGCGATTGAATTAGGCGTGTTTGCCATGTCAGGATTACTTGGAACCTACATTGTGTTGACGATTATGACGTTGATCAGCGGAAAAAATTTCTTGGGTTCGGCACGCCTTGTTTATACGCAACTTTTTATCGGATTGATCATCACCCTGCTCGTTTCGACCAGTATTTATGCAACGATTTTCTATCGTGAAATGATCCATAAAATGTCCGAAGTGCAACAAGCAAAAGAATTAGCCATACAGTCGGAGCTTAAAGCATTGCGTGCGCAAATCAACCCGCACTTTTTATTTAATACGCTCAATTCCATTTCCGCATTAATTGCCGTTGATCCTAAAAAAGCCGATCGTGTCACTCAAAAACTTGCAGATATTTTCAGATATGTTTTGATTGCATCGGAGAAGGAAGAAGTTACTCTTGAAGAAGAATTACGTTTTATCGAAAATTATTTGGAAATAGAGCGTGTTCGTTTTGAGGATCTTTTAAAAATCGAAAAACATATCACCGAAGAATCGCTGACGCTGTTCGTTCCAAGTTTGATTTTGCAGCCTATCGTCGAAAATGCGCTTAAACATGGCATAAGCAAAAATATTAACGGCGGTACACTGACACTGCGATCTTCGTTAGAAAACGGTTTTCTGATCGTAAGTGTGGCCGACGATGGTGACGGATTTGAGCGGGAAGAAAAATCTGACGGATTGGGTATCGGCTTGGCGAACGTTGATCAACGTTTGAAAAAAACCTATGGCCAACAATTTGGCGTTCAGATTGAATCGGACTTACCAAAAGGTGTGAATGTTCGCCTCACTCTTCCAGGGAAACATCGGGGCTAA
- a CDS encoding 2TM domain-containing protein, with product MTDQEKFQQAQRRVSELKNFYGHLITYLLINILMVVYNMITSPNYWWFYWVTFGWGFGILSHAARVFLIGGRLGREWEEKKIREYMEK from the coding sequence ATGACGGATCAGGAAAAATTTCAGCAAGCGCAACGCCGCGTTTCAGAGTTAAAAAATTTTTATGGTCATCTGATAACGTATCTTTTGATCAATATCTTAATGGTGGTTTACAATATGATAACTTCTCCTAATTACTGGTGGTTTTATTGGGTCACATTCGGGTGGGGCTTCGGAATTCTGTCGCACGCTGCCCGCGTGTTTTTGATTGGCGGTCGTTTGGGCCGAGAATGGGAAGAAAAGAAAATCCGAGAATATATGGAGAAATAA
- a CDS encoding TonB-dependent receptor — translation MTRTVFLWLTIFVMVTPSRAQEKMIFKGTIIDNKGEKLAFVNVFFKDGDYAGDVSNDSGYFEIKTSVPGPRTLVAALIGYETFQKAIQLPHEAFIEIALEEKSLDLKEITIEASAYTGGEGKVTLNKIDVYTTPGGAADIFQSIKVLPGVVQSDETAALPVRGGSPSENLILINQATLSHPYHSENTAGNGLFTVVETAVMKRLYFSSGGFSVKYGNALSGVLDIETENRIQQNRFNLDLNMVGVGGGLLRVVNDKVNVQLYGKKTSTDLLFKLNKPAFDVVEDPTSSNVTGIVNYNYSKTGLIQLFGLYSDDAQKFDLTLQSSQGRYDLTSSNQVASLLWSDVIRKSWFSKTALSFSGYSNRWEFFDWYRDNYEYNLKLRWDNTVEINSKMILLFGSEAYLDRYDMNFLLPKRRGEFYPGADSVRTQSNDHSFVQGNYVELQNKLARLWSLSLGIREDYHSLSQSLTADVRGSIAHEIASNTFLRFSVGSFHQYPGITMYDQNSGNPDLNPMQAVHTVVGYEKNMDAVQLKIEGYYKWYTKLPLEDDQKNYVSKGKGFARGLDFFIKGGIGRTSGWISYSFIQTQRSELDVLTRRPTIYDVTHNIKIVQKTRLGKGFEWSSTARYASGRPFTPIESGSYDGQYWRPVYAQKNSDRFPAFKRIDSRLSKLIFFGERKYIVLYIEGLNIFGFKNILDYSYSEDFAQRNEVKSYFSNRTIVAGFSASL, via the coding sequence ATGACACGAACAGTATTCCTTTGGTTAACAATCTTTGTGATGGTCACACCATCACGAGCGCAGGAAAAAATGATTTTTAAAGGAACCATTATAGATAACAAAGGCGAAAAACTGGCTTTTGTAAATGTCTTCTTCAAAGATGGGGATTATGCCGGCGACGTGAGCAATGACAGCGGTTACTTTGAAATTAAAACTTCGGTTCCAGGTCCTCGGACCTTGGTCGCCGCTTTAATTGGTTATGAAACTTTTCAAAAAGCGATCCAGCTTCCGCATGAAGCTTTCATTGAAATAGCGCTTGAGGAGAAATCGCTCGATTTAAAGGAAATAACCATTGAAGCAAGTGCGTACACCGGCGGTGAAGGTAAAGTGACGCTGAATAAAATTGATGTCTATACTACTCCGGGAGGCGCTGCCGATATTTTTCAGAGCATTAAAGTCCTGCCGGGAGTTGTGCAATCGGACGAAACTGCTGCTTTGCCTGTTCGTGGCGGAAGCCCGTCGGAAAATCTGATTCTGATTAATCAAGCGACACTGAGTCATCCGTATCATAGTGAGAACACGGCAGGTAACGGGCTTTTTACGGTTGTTGAAACGGCTGTCATGAAACGGTTGTACTTTTCCAGCGGCGGTTTTTCAGTTAAGTATGGCAATGCGTTGTCAGGCGTATTGGATATTGAAACCGAAAATCGGATCCAGCAAAACCGATTTAACCTCGATTTGAATATGGTCGGGGTCGGCGGCGGGCTTCTCCGGGTTGTGAATGATAAAGTCAATGTACAACTTTACGGAAAAAAAACGAGTACGGACCTTCTTTTTAAATTGAACAAGCCTGCTTTCGATGTCGTTGAAGATCCGACATCGTCGAATGTTACCGGAATTGTGAACTATAATTATTCAAAAACAGGATTAATTCAATTGTTTGGACTCTACAGCGATGATGCGCAGAAATTTGATCTCACGCTTCAATCCAGTCAAGGCCGGTATGATTTGACGTCATCGAATCAAGTCGCAAGCTTATTATGGTCGGATGTTATCCGAAAATCATGGTTTTCGAAAACGGCGCTTTCTTTTTCGGGTTACAGCAATCGCTGGGAGTTTTTTGATTGGTACCGCGATAATTATGAATATAATCTAAAATTGCGATGGGACAATACGGTCGAAATCAATTCAAAAATGATACTGCTGTTCGGCTCGGAAGCGTATCTCGACCGATATGACATGAATTTTTTGCTTCCGAAACGACGGGGAGAATTTTATCCCGGCGCTGACAGTGTTCGCACTCAAAGTAACGATCATTCTTTTGTGCAGGGCAATTACGTCGAATTGCAAAATAAACTGGCACGTCTTTGGTCGTTGTCTTTAGGCATACGTGAAGATTATCATTCATTGTCGCAGTCTTTGACGGCGGATGTTCGTGGATCGATTGCGCACGAAATTGCATCGAATACATTCTTGAGATTTTCTGTGGGATCGTTCCATCAATATCCCGGAATAACCATGTATGATCAAAACTCCGGAAATCCCGATTTAAACCCTATGCAGGCCGTTCATACCGTCGTCGGATATGAAAAAAATATGGATGCCGTACAATTGAAAATCGAAGGATACTACAAATGGTATACTAAACTGCCGCTTGAAGATGATCAAAAAAACTATGTCAGTAAAGGCAAGGGTTTTGCGCGGGGCCTCGATTTTTTCATCAAAGGAGGTATTGGACGCACATCAGGCTGGATATCGTACAGTTTTATTCAGACACAGCGCTCGGAGTTGGATGTTCTTACCCGTCGTCCGACGATATACGATGTCACGCATAACATCAAAATTGTCCAGAAAACACGATTAGGGAAAGGATTTGAATGGTCATCAACGGCGCGGTACGCCAGCGGCAGGCCTTTCACGCCTATTGAATCCGGATCGTATGACGGACAATACTGGAGACCTGTTTATGCTCAGAAAAATTCAGACCGGTTCCCGGCATTTAAGCGGATCGATTCACGTCTCTCAAAACTCATTTTCTTCGGCGAACGGAAATACATTGTATTGTATATCGAAGGACTGAATATTTTTGGGTTTAAAAATATTCTCGATTACAGTTATTCGGAGGATTTTGCACAACGCAATGAAGTGAAAAGTTATTTCAGTAACCGAACCATTGTAGCCGGTTTTAGTGCAAGTTTATAA
- a CDS encoding tetratricopeptide repeat protein, whose translation MKKLFLMAVLTSLCFSRLMAQDHNTIQSMILDGKVKFETAYKKWSRDEMVSAKAIFERALAVEPDNVDALYWKAYADYRLTIRSLYGSQKDEQMAEQLVEEGIQTLETAIKLSPNHSECLALIGTLTGMKISFNPISGMWLGPKSSGYYDDAIKANPKNPRAFHLKGIGKLNTPAMFGGGADKAIPEFEKAIALYKEQVTDSMSITPGWGYDECLTFTGNAYAELKDNEKAMTYYKEALAINPDSRQAKVAMAKLGATK comes from the coding sequence ATGAAAAAACTATTCTTAATGGCCGTATTGACAAGCCTATGCTTTTCACGTCTTATGGCACAGGATCACAATACAATTCAGTCGATGATCCTTGACGGCAAGGTAAAATTTGAAACGGCCTACAAAAAATGGAGCCGTGACGAGATGGTTAGCGCGAAAGCGATTTTTGAAAGAGCACTGGCCGTCGAGCCGGACAATGTTGATGCCCTGTATTGGAAAGCATATGCCGATTATCGTTTGACCATACGCAGTTTGTATGGTTCTCAAAAAGATGAGCAGATGGCTGAACAATTAGTCGAAGAAGGTATTCAGACATTGGAAACGGCAATCAAATTATCTCCGAACCATTCAGAGTGTCTTGCATTGATCGGCACACTGACAGGAATGAAAATTTCATTCAATCCGATTTCGGGAATGTGGCTTGGTCCGAAATCGAGTGGATATTACGACGATGCTATTAAAGCCAATCCAAAAAATCCACGTGCTTTTCACCTGAAAGGGATTGGCAAACTGAATACTCCGGCAATGTTCGGCGGCGGTGCGGATAAAGCCATTCCTGAATTTGAAAAAGCAATTGCGCTTTACAAAGAACAAGTAACGGACTCTATGTCAATAACACCGGGTTGGGGTTATGACGAATGCCTGACATTCACCGGTAATGCTTATGCCGAGTTGAAAGATAATGAAAAGGCCATGACTTATTATAAAGAAGCGCTCGCTATCAACCCCGATTCACGGCAAGCAAAAGTTGCAATGGCTAAGTTGGGAGCGACAAAGTAA
- a CDS encoding epoxide hydrolase: protein MTPFIINISQAVLDDLKMRIRNTRWPDTMDNSGWTFGASLDYMKELAVYWSEKFDWRKTEHEINSYPNFIAEIDGYKVHFLHIKGKGKKTFPLIITHGWPGSFLEMMKLIPLLTENKDFSFDLVIPSMMGYGFSQKITVPGNNVGLMADVWFKLMQQLGYDKFGAQGGDFGAGVSTALALKYPNNVAGLHLNYIPGNYYPYLPDGEQWTPEETQFDKDDEDWYRREGAYSHQHKTKPLTLAYGLHDSPIGMAAWIVEKLYGWADCKGNVENVFTKDELLSHVMLYWVTETMHSSIRLYYENSKVPMRFGKNDFINVPVSIARFPFEEPFPPRKFIERGFNIRRWTDMPTGGHFAAIEQPQLLANDLIEFFQTI from the coding sequence ATGACACCTTTCATTATCAATATTTCTCAAGCCGTTCTCGATGATTTAAAAATGCGGATCCGAAACACGCGCTGGCCAGACACTATGGACAACTCCGGATGGACGTTCGGCGCCTCATTGGATTACATGAAAGAGTTGGCTGTCTACTGGTCAGAAAAATTTGACTGGCGAAAAACGGAACATGAGATCAATTCGTATCCGAATTTTATCGCCGAAATCGACGGATACAAAGTTCACTTTCTCCATATCAAAGGAAAAGGGAAAAAAACATTTCCGCTGATCATCACTCACGGTTGGCCGGGATCATTTCTGGAGATGATGAAATTGATTCCGTTATTGACTGAAAACAAAGACTTCTCATTTGATCTTGTGATTCCGTCAATGATGGGTTATGGTTTCTCTCAGAAAATTACGGTTCCGGGTAATAACGTCGGATTGATGGCTGACGTGTGGTTTAAGCTGATGCAACAATTGGGTTATGATAAATTTGGCGCACAAGGCGGCGATTTCGGTGCCGGCGTCAGTACGGCACTCGCTTTGAAGTACCCCAATAATGTAGCCGGATTACATTTAAATTATATTCCAGGAAATTATTATCCATATTTGCCCGATGGCGAGCAATGGACCCCTGAGGAAACTCAATTCGATAAAGACGACGAGGATTGGTACCGGCGAGAGGGCGCTTATTCACACCAGCACAAAACCAAACCGTTAACGCTGGCATACGGATTACATGATTCTCCGATTGGTATGGCTGCATGGATTGTTGAGAAATTATATGGCTGGGCCGATTGCAAAGGCAACGTCGAAAACGTTTTCACCAAAGATGAACTGTTATCACACGTCATGCTGTATTGGGTTACCGAAACGATGCATTCCTCTATCCGGCTTTACTACGAGAACAGTAAAGTACCGATGCGGTTTGGTAAGAACGATTTTATCAATGTTCCTGTAAGTATTGCGCGATTTCCATTTGAAGAACCTTTCCCACCGCGCAAATTCATCGAAAGAGGATTCAATATTCGGCGATGGACGGACATGCCGACCGGCGGACATTTTGCCGCGATTGAACAACCACAATTGCTGGCCAACGACTTAATAGAATTCTTTCAAACAATTTAA